A genomic window from bacterium includes:
- a CDS encoding S8 family serine peptidase, whose product MSAVPRSLILALVGVCLLLPALAAAAPVTIREGYVIIKLKPEAAQTARLAKSAMASGLRSLDQLNVRYDIRDFHPTIPAYAGLAAAAVPKRDVHGLSRYFTVELAPGTDVLRAVADYAADPNVEIAEPDYIAPLELVPNDPDYGQQWTHFNALNKDIDTQQAWDLEVGDSTVIVGVIDSGFDYDHPDLMANAWVNPGEDLDGDGVPWDADDMNGLDDDGNALVDDLIGYDWMPVQGGCNPSEDCNGPDNNPMDFNGHGTHVNGIIGAVTGNATAVAGIAGGQRDARRPGVKLMGLRAGYEASDGNGFVIMSACAAAADYAVAKGAFGLNCSWGSSGTLIRTAILNAVSNGLVVCKAAGNDNVSDVDIIDTTFGVLAVASLDANGGKSSFSNYGAWVDISAPGNNIYNTYCNNGVSTYAALGGTSMASPTVLGVAALLKSHHPWFDKTEMDTLLLNYTSDIYLDNPGWVGLLGTGRVNANNALSVLSTADYDIDTGFGEAPLTVNFTDVSPNAPNGPYLYEFGDGNTATTANAQNTYVNPGVYSVKFTASGPTGPHTRIRPEQIVAVADTIEYGDTANLVMGQKVGIPIRLRNSHPMTEIFLPFVNSGTPGITVDSLVKTALTGNWSGFPTPVYNAPSAKVWRIRTLGTGTPIPAGNNIVAHLWITVTSAINGAETLDTATLGASQYTLRLISNYANFKPRFIGGTIFVGSPCDCPCQGDPACDGVASVLDVVNVVNVAFRGQADTVDGLCPHVGRTDLDCSCATDVLDVVMIVNRAFRGDTSPQCDMCASPCF is encoded by the coding sequence ATGTCCGCTGTGCCGCGCTCTCTGATTCTGGCCCTGGTGGGGGTCTGCCTGTTGCTGCCCGCCCTGGCCGCCGCCGCCCCGGTGACGATCCGCGAGGGGTATGTCATCATCAAACTCAAGCCCGAGGCGGCCCAGACCGCGCGTCTGGCCAAAAGCGCCATGGCCAGCGGTCTGCGCTCCCTCGACCAACTGAACGTCCGCTACGACATCCGTGACTTCCATCCGACCATCCCCGCCTACGCGGGTCTGGCCGCCGCCGCGGTGCCCAAACGCGATGTCCATGGCCTCTCGCGCTATTTCACCGTCGAGCTGGCCCCCGGCACCGATGTGCTCAGGGCCGTCGCCGACTATGCGGCCGATCCCAACGTCGAAATCGCCGAACCCGACTATATCGCGCCGCTCGAGCTGGTTCCCAACGATCCCGACTACGGCCAGCAGTGGACCCACTTCAACGCCCTCAACAAGGACATCGACACCCAGCAGGCCTGGGACCTCGAAGTGGGCGACTCCACCGTGATCGTCGGCGTCATCGATTCCGGCTTCGACTATGACCACCCCGATCTGATGGCCAACGCCTGGGTCAATCCCGGCGAGGATCTCGACGGCGACGGTGTGCCGTGGGATGCGGACGACATGAACGGCCTCGACGATGACGGCAACGCCCTCGTCGACGATCTGATCGGCTACGACTGGATGCCCGTGCAGGGCGGCTGCAATCCGAGTGAGGACTGCAACGGCCCCGACAACAATCCCATGGACTTCAACGGGCATGGCACGCACGTCAACGGCATCATCGGCGCGGTCACCGGCAATGCGACCGCCGTGGCCGGCATCGCCGGCGGCCAGCGCGACGCCCGCCGTCCCGGTGTCAAGCTCATGGGTCTGCGCGCCGGCTACGAGGCCAGCGACGGCAACGGCTTTGTCATCATGTCCGCCTGCGCCGCCGCCGCCGACTACGCCGTCGCCAAGGGCGCCTTCGGACTCAATTGCTCCTGGGGTTCGTCCGGCACCCTGATTCGCACCGCCATTCTCAATGCCGTCAGCAACGGACTGGTGGTCTGCAAGGCCGCCGGCAACGACAACGTCTCCGATGTCGACATCATCGACACCACCTTTGGCGTCCTGGCGGTCGCGTCACTGGATGCCAACGGCGGCAAGTCATCGTTCAGCAACTACGGCGCCTGGGTGGACATCTCCGCGCCGGGAAACAACATTTACAATACTTATTGCAACAACGGCGTTTCGACTTATGCCGCCTTGGGCGGCACTTCCATGGCCTCGCCGACCGTGCTCGGTGTCGCCGCGCTGCTCAAGTCGCACCATCCCTGGTTCGACAAGACCGAGATGGACACCCTGCTTTTGAATTACACATCCGACATCTACCTCGACAACCCGGGCTGGGTCGGACTGCTGGGCACCGGACGTGTCAATGCCAACAACGCGCTCTCCGTTCTGTCGACCGCCGACTATGACATTGACACCGGTTTCGGCGAAGCCCCGCTCACGGTGAATTTCACTGATGTGTCGCCCAACGCGCCCAACGGGCCGTATCTGTATGAATTCGGCGACGGCAATACCGCCACGACCGCCAACGCCCAGAACACTTACGTTAATCCCGGGGTCTACTCGGTCAAGTTTACCGCCAGCGGTCCGACCGGACCGCACACGCGCATCCGTCCCGAGCAGATCGTCGCTGTCGCCGACACGATCGAATACGGCGACACGGCCAACCTCGTCATGGGGCAGAAGGTGGGCATCCCGATCCGTCTGCGGAACTCCCACCCGATGACCGAGATCTTTTTGCCGTTTGTGAATTCCGGGACCCCGGGGATCACCGTCGACTCGCTGGTCAAGACCGCGCTCACCGGCAACTGGAGCGGGTTCCCCACACCGGTCTACAACGCGCCCAGCGCCAAGGTGTGGCGGATACGCACCCTCGGCACCGGCACCCCGATCCCGGCCGGCAATAACATCGTTGCCCACCTCTGGATTACGGTCACCTCGGCCATCAACGGCGCCGAAACCCTCGACACCGCCACCCTCGGCGCCAGCCAGTACACCCTGCGGCTGATCTCCAATTATGCCAACTTCAAGCCCCGCTTCATCGGCGGCACGATCTTCGTTGGCTCCCCATGTGACTGCCCCTGCCAGGGTGATCCCGCCTGCGACGGCGTCGCCTCCGTACTCGATGTGGTCAATGTTGTCAATGTCGCCTTCCGCGGACAGGCCGACACCGTCGATGGACTCTGCCCGCATGTCGGACGGACCGACCTCGATTGCAGTTGCGCGACCGACGTTCTGGACGTCGTCATGATCGTCAACCGGGCCTTCCGTGGCGACACCTCGCCGCAGTGCGACATGTGTGCCAGCCCCTGCTTCTAA